A genomic stretch from Pseudomonas sp. DTU_2021_1001937_2_SI_NGA_ILE_001 includes:
- a CDS encoding TolC family outer membrane protein — protein MRMAVILLGLIGAGSLQAAEPPLSLLAFYDASRLNDAAYQVAGHDYQASRQEEAIGRSGLLPQVGINSRYGHGGQFNKRSTPNASEDQYASDSVALTVSQPLYDKGRWASFEQAKARARLGEAQYEGAGQGLFDRVVQAYFDVAQVENELLLTSQQKASISGLAKQSRRLFDAGEGTITDMEEAQARLDTISAQEIELQARRRAALRKLAGRAGVEVSDIRPMQEQSPLTALLAPEEDLDYWMFKADQAAAELGVSRATIKVAEANLKLQKSGHYPTVALSGRVARVDQSDLNDLSQRQSTYYLGVVVDIPLYQGGGVSASSEKARSALESARSSYDTQLQQLTEDIEANYLGVVAGGEKIKALVTSVRSSQVALQSAEKGYQAGVRSTVEILDAQQRLYSAKRDLLDTRLAMLQSYVNLHTRTGQMTRAKLEKIQALF, from the coding sequence ATGCGCATGGCGGTCATCCTGCTCGGCCTGATCGGCGCCGGCTCCCTGCAGGCGGCAGAGCCGCCGTTGTCGTTGCTGGCGTTCTACGATGCCTCGCGGCTCAACGACGCGGCTTACCAGGTGGCCGGACACGACTACCAGGCTTCGCGCCAGGAAGAAGCCATCGGCCGCAGCGGCCTGCTGCCGCAGGTCGGCATCAACTCGCGCTATGGCCATGGCGGACAGTTCAACAAGCGTTCCACCCCCAACGCCAGTGAAGACCAGTACGCCTCTGACAGCGTTGCCCTGACCGTCAGCCAGCCGCTGTACGACAAGGGCCGCTGGGCCTCCTTCGAACAGGCAAAGGCCCGTGCGCGGCTGGGTGAAGCGCAGTACGAGGGCGCCGGCCAGGGCTTGTTCGACCGCGTGGTGCAGGCCTACTTCGACGTCGCCCAGGTGGAAAACGAACTGCTGCTGACCTCCCAGCAGAAGGCCTCGATCAGCGGCCTGGCCAAGCAGTCGCGGCGCCTGTTCGATGCCGGCGAAGGCACCATCACCGACATGGAAGAAGCCCAGGCTCGCCTGGACACCATCAGCGCCCAGGAAATCGAGCTGCAGGCCCGCCGCCGTGCGGCGCTGCGCAAACTGGCCGGGCGTGCCGGCGTGGAGGTCAGCGACATCCGCCCGATGCAGGAACAGTCGCCCCTCACCGCCTTGCTGGCCCCCGAAGAAGACCTCGACTACTGGATGTTCAAGGCCGACCAGGCCGCCGCGGAACTGGGCGTCAGCCGCGCGACCATCAAGGTGGCCGAAGCCAACCTCAAGCTGCAGAAGTCCGGGCATTACCCCACCGTGGCCCTCAGTGGCCGCGTGGCGCGGGTCGATCAGAGCGACCTCAACGACCTCTCGCAGCGCCAATCGACCTACTACCTGGGCGTGGTGGTCGACATCCCGCTGTACCAGGGCGGTGGCGTCAGCGCCTCCTCGGAAAAGGCCCGCTCGGCCCTGGAAAGCGCACGCTCCAGCTACGACACGCAACTGCAGCAACTGACCGAAGACATCGAGGCCAACTACCTCGGCGTGGTTGCCGGCGGCGAGAAGATCAAGGCCCTGGTCACCTCGGTGCGTTCCAGCCAGGTGGCCCTGCAATCGGCCGAGAAAGGCTACCAGGCCGGCGTGCGCTCCACCGTCGAAATCCTCGACGCCCAGCAGCGCCTGTACTCGGCCAAACGCGACCTGCTCGACACCCGCCTGGCCATGCTGCAGAGCTACGTCAACCTGCACACCCGCACCGGCCAGATGACCCGCGCCAAACTGGAGAAGATCCAGGCGCTGTTCTGA
- a CDS encoding DNA replication terminus site-binding protein has product MIHEIVHVHERLQQKLGAFSRLWPSLVVTGSVWRLPLLAEQKAPDRIDVERLEGAAAIEATRQAMAAFERLPGQAPGTVMRLPGYFALRDSVLPQVREINELKDELMAMIEKTRIELNLATTARSKILRQALGHQFSMKQLARHTQVFDSTPRLIVFTWAGHTTGGERIEVGKVRELLTKTAEQQSERDNVAPGETLAGAELRRIVNLADQATLIKYKKVAPHPRAMLYFSASSRYDAMIHSNLPLFVLAGQEPIEVHELRDFDRHARQAERPDKKPRIEVIPRMNLFLNPDDLVGMRKAQPTEGRSTLVASTYSERRSTPAAAPSQDDDQLDLNLQDPQD; this is encoded by the coding sequence ATGATCCATGAGATCGTCCATGTCCATGAGCGCCTTCAGCAAAAGCTGGGCGCTTTCTCTCGTCTCTGGCCGTCGCTGGTGGTCACCGGTAGCGTCTGGCGACTGCCCTTGTTGGCCGAACAGAAAGCCCCCGACCGTATCGATGTCGAGCGCCTTGAGGGCGCAGCGGCCATTGAAGCCACCCGTCAGGCCATGGCTGCTTTCGAGCGTTTGCCCGGTCAGGCCCCCGGTACGGTCATGCGTTTGCCGGGCTATTTCGCCCTGCGCGACAGCGTGCTGCCCCAGGTTCGTGAGATCAACGAACTCAAGGACGAGCTGATGGCCATGATCGAGAAGACCCGCATCGAGCTTAATCTGGCCACCACTGCGCGGTCGAAGATCCTGCGCCAGGCGTTGGGGCATCAATTCAGCATGAAGCAGTTGGCCCGCCATACTCAGGTGTTCGACAGCACGCCACGCTTGATCGTCTTTACCTGGGCCGGGCACACCACCGGCGGTGAGCGCATCGAGGTCGGCAAGGTGCGTGAGCTGCTGACCAAGACGGCCGAGCAGCAGTCCGAACGCGACAATGTTGCGCCAGGCGAAACCCTGGCGGGTGCCGAGCTGCGACGTATCGTCAACCTGGCCGACCAGGCCACCCTCATCAAGTACAAGAAAGTGGCACCGCACCCGCGGGCCATGCTGTATTTCTCGGCCAGCTCACGCTACGACGCGATGATCCACAGCAATCTGCCGCTGTTCGTGCTCGCCGGCCAGGAGCCGATCGAGGTACATGAGCTGCGCGACTTCGATCGGCATGCGCGTCAGGCCGAGCGGCCTGACAAGAAGCCGCGTATCGAAGTGATCCCACGCATGAACCTGTTCCTCAACCCCGACGACCTGGTGGGCATGCGCAAGGCCCAACCCACCGAAGGGCGCAGCACCCTGGTGGCGTCGACCTATTCGGAACGCCGCAGTACACCGGCCGCTGCGCCCAGCCAGGATGACGACCAGCTGGACCTCAATCTGCAAGATCCTCAGGACTGA
- a CDS encoding REP-associated tyrosine transposase produces the protein MARAASHKLRKGRFSAEGQAYMVTTILAGREPVFGDWQLGRLLVAELRQAESLGLADSLAWVVMPDHLHWLLVLRRAPLARLVQRVKSRSARTVNQARAMQGRLWQNGFHDKAIRREEDLQHLARYIITNPLRAGLVNRVGDYPLWDAVWLQQ, from the coding sequence ATGGCCAGGGCAGCGTCGCATAAATTACGCAAGGGACGATTCTCCGCAGAGGGGCAGGCCTACATGGTTACCACGATCCTGGCTGGCCGTGAGCCGGTATTCGGTGACTGGCAACTGGGACGTTTACTGGTGGCCGAGCTGCGCCAGGCCGAGAGCCTGGGGCTGGCCGACAGCCTGGCCTGGGTGGTGATGCCCGATCATCTGCATTGGCTGCTGGTACTGCGTAGGGCGCCGCTGGCGCGGCTGGTGCAGCGGGTGAAGTCGCGCAGCGCGCGCACTGTGAACCAGGCCAGGGCCATGCAAGGCCGGTTATGGCAGAACGGTTTCCATGACAAGGCGATACGCCGCGAGGAGGACCTGCAGCACTTGGCCCGCTACATCATCACCAACCCCCTGCGCGCCGGGCTGGTGAACCGTGTGGGTGATTACCCGCTATGGGATGCGGTGTGGCTGCAGCAGTAA
- a CDS encoding acyltransferase family protein: MDHPTSRPRYYPYIDGLRAIAVIAVILYHLKASYLPGGFAGVDVFFAISGFVVASSMAGFQGRHFFSFVTTFYARRMKRILPALLCCVLATALVSALFIPASWLSDSNERTGLFALFGLSNFILADTGNAYFSPKTDFNPFTHTWSLGVEEQFYFVFPILFFLWVAYARLRWLSALLFLAGLGASLVWAAAFSQGREATMFYMLAPRFWELAGGVLCYQAMAHTQRIDSARPATALSTAGVLLGLCLMGLALWTSQPGQFPFPGAVPAVLGLLCVLVFGHGRQGDPLTRLLSHRLPVAIGKVSYSLYLWHWPVFVLFRWTVGLESLATQLAALLLTVALAVLSYRLVEVPLRRRPLLQRLPGVLVMGLGLLALGGAWTLYKTTVRLQPHLTLNTVSRHPMDWYPYARTRSGVAPGCVAQVTTEQVAGQPRLTYTRSGCDRPVQWPFTLYVVGDSHAMAYTPMLSRLVMDTGVQVRLYNNGGCPFMSFMAIRESDECRRNSLAALDDIRAQAKAGDVLFMPSLRLARFSDQFEHFPRGKTMDEMFGEKAASGRRTLEAEAPQWLQPLADKGVKLVFEAPKPIFKIPPFRCANGFDHSNPICSFGRSVPRGQMETYRRPVTDLLGRLASQMPAVRVWDPLPTLCPGQNCQVEDQGRPLFYDADHVSGYGNMRLAPDFQRFIQGLL, encoded by the coding sequence ATGGATCACCCGACTTCACGCCCGCGCTATTACCCCTATATCGACGGCCTGCGTGCCATCGCCGTGATCGCGGTGATCCTCTACCACCTCAAGGCCAGTTACCTGCCTGGCGGTTTTGCCGGGGTCGATGTGTTCTTTGCCATCTCCGGCTTCGTGGTCGCCAGCTCGATGGCGGGCTTCCAGGGTCGCCACTTCTTCAGCTTCGTCACCACCTTCTATGCCCGGCGCATGAAGCGCATCCTTCCGGCGCTGTTGTGCTGCGTGCTGGCCACCGCGCTGGTGTCGGCGCTGTTCATCCCGGCCTCCTGGCTCAGCGACAGCAATGAAAGAACCGGCCTGTTCGCGCTGTTCGGCCTGAGCAACTTCATCCTGGCCGACACCGGCAACGCCTACTTCTCGCCGAAGACCGACTTCAATCCTTTCACCCACACCTGGTCGTTGGGCGTTGAAGAACAGTTCTACTTCGTCTTCCCGATCCTGTTCTTCCTTTGGGTCGCCTATGCCCGGCTGCGCTGGTTGTCGGCGCTGCTGTTCCTCGCAGGCCTGGGCGCCTCGCTGGTGTGGGCGGCGGCGTTCAGCCAGGGCAGGGAAGCGACGATGTTCTACATGCTGGCCCCGCGCTTCTGGGAACTGGCTGGCGGCGTGCTGTGCTACCAGGCCATGGCCCACACCCAACGCATCGACAGCGCCCGCCCGGCGACGGCGTTGTCCACCGCCGGCGTGCTGCTCGGCCTGTGCCTGATGGGCCTGGCGTTGTGGACCTCGCAACCGGGCCAATTCCCGTTCCCCGGCGCAGTGCCGGCGGTACTGGGCCTGCTCTGCGTGCTGGTGTTCGGCCACGGCCGCCAGGGCGACCCGCTGACCCGCCTGCTCAGCCACCGGCTGCCGGTGGCGATCGGCAAGGTCTCCTACTCGCTGTACCTGTGGCACTGGCCGGTGTTCGTGCTGTTTCGCTGGACCGTCGGCCTGGAATCGCTGGCCACGCAACTGGCCGCGCTGCTGCTGACTGTGGCATTGGCGGTGCTGTCCTACCGGCTGGTCGAAGTGCCGCTGCGCCGTCGCCCCCTGCTGCAGCGCCTGCCCGGCGTGCTGGTGATGGGCCTGGGCCTGCTGGCCCTGGGTGGCGCCTGGACGCTCTACAAGACCACCGTGCGCCTGCAGCCACACCTCACCCTCAACACCGTGTCGCGTCACCCCATGGACTGGTATCCCTACGCCCGAACCCGCAGCGGCGTCGCACCGGGCTGCGTGGCGCAGGTCACTACCGAACAGGTCGCCGGCCAGCCGCGGCTGACCTACACCCGCAGCGGCTGCGACCGCCCGGTGCAATGGCCCTTCACCCTCTATGTGGTAGGCGACTCCCATGCCATGGCCTATACCCCGATGCTCAGCCGGCTGGTGATGGACACCGGTGTGCAGGTGCGCCTGTACAACAACGGCGGCTGCCCGTTCATGAGCTTCATGGCCATTCGGGAAAGCGACGAATGCCGGCGCAACAGCCTGGCCGCGCTCGATGACATCCGTGCCCAGGCCAAGGCTGGCGACGTGCTGTTCATGCCATCGCTGCGCCTGGCGCGCTTCTCCGATCAGTTCGAGCACTTCCCGCGCGGCAAGACGATGGACGAGATGTTCGGCGAGAAAGCCGCAAGCGGTCGCCGCACCCTGGAAGCCGAAGCCCCGCAGTGGCTGCAGCCGCTGGCCGACAAAGGCGTGAAGCTGGTCTTCGAGGCGCCCAAGCCGATCTTCAAGATTCCGCCGTTCCGCTGCGCCAATGGTTTCGACCACAGCAACCCGATCTGCAGCTTCGGTCGTAGCGTGCCGCGTGGACAGATGGAAACCTACCGCCGCCCGGTGACCGACCTTCTTGGACGGCTGGCCAGCCAGATGCCTGCGGTGCGCGTCTGGGACCCGCTGCCCACCCTGTGCCCCGGCCAGAACTGCCAGGTCGAAGACCAGGGCCGGCCGCTGTTCTACGACGCCGACCATGTCAGCGGCTACGGCAACATGCGCCTGGCCCCGGACTTCCAGCGTTTCATCCAGGGCCTGCTGTAA
- a CDS encoding replication initiation protein, giving the protein MTAAKEPSSLLITKANDLISASYRLNLQEQRLLLAAIAQVDPRKPMPSKITVTAASFAEIYGVPIRFAYTNLKEAADSLYERDIQTFDGKNRTRIRWVYKAAYAEGEGRVTLNFTVDVIPYLSMLNSKLTSYDLRRVANLNSMHSFRLFELLMQFKSTGVLVIEVEKLRILLDLGDSYKRFNNLRQRVITPSINEIMAKSGISITYETVTEGKTVKSLIFRFHEAAQMRLSLGDSLEPLPENPLEILKDE; this is encoded by the coding sequence ATGACCGCCGCCAAAGAACCTTCGTCCCTGCTGATCACCAAGGCCAACGACCTCATCAGCGCCTCCTACCGGCTGAACCTGCAGGAGCAGCGCCTGCTGCTGGCAGCCATCGCCCAGGTCGACCCGCGCAAGCCCATGCCTTCGAAGATCACCGTCACGGCGGCGAGTTTCGCGGAGATTTATGGTGTGCCCATCCGTTTCGCCTACACCAACCTCAAGGAAGCCGCCGACTCCCTCTACGAGCGCGACATCCAGACCTTCGACGGCAAGAACCGCACGCGTATCCGCTGGGTGTACAAGGCGGCCTACGCCGAGGGTGAGGGTCGGGTGACGCTCAACTTCACCGTGGATGTGATCCCCTACCTGTCGATGCTCAACAGCAAGCTCACCTCCTACGACTTGCGCCGGGTGGCCAATCTCAACTCCATGCACAGCTTCCGGCTGTTCGAACTGCTGATGCAGTTCAAGAGCACCGGCGTGCTGGTCATCGAGGTCGAGAAGCTGCGTATCCTGCTGGACCTGGGCGACAGCTACAAACGCTTCAACAACCTGCGGCAGCGGGTCATCACGCCGTCGATCAACGAGATCATGGCCAAGTCGGGCATCTCCATCACCTATGAGACCGTCACCGAAGGCAAGACCGTGAAAAGCCTGATCTTCCGCTTCCACGAGGCGGCGCAGATGCGTCTGTCGCTGGGCGACAGCCTGGAGCCACTGCCCGAGAATCCTTTGGAAATCCTCAAGGACGAGTGA
- a CDS encoding tyrosine-type recombinase/integrase translates to MSKLNQSFVKSVVAPGRYADGRGLFLRVGAGGGKSWILRYQVDKRRHDLGLGAYPAVSLKSARLAADTLRLGLSQGIDPLAQREAERREARQAGPVTFRVEAERYIATHRPSWKNPRHAQLWSHSLRDHVYPLLGDVPVEAVDTDLVLQVLAPIWRQIPETAFRLRNRIELVLDAAKARQLRSGENPARWRGHLDKLLPRQNRSQAPFAAMPAEQLGAFVRRLDSLDSTAARACELLIHTACRSSEVCEARWSEFDLASRVWTLDATRMKGGKAHRVPLTDAALQVLEQQRGQHPSHVFPNARRSGALPGNALRRVMASLQASAYVPHGFRSTFRTWAAESTDFPRDVCEMALAHSLGDKVEAAYHRGDLLEKRRQLMQAWSTFIEDGARLPFSPEDLAD, encoded by the coding sequence ATGAGCAAGTTGAACCAATCTTTCGTCAAATCGGTGGTTGCACCCGGCCGCTATGCGGACGGCCGGGGCCTGTTCCTGCGTGTGGGAGCCGGCGGTGGCAAGAGCTGGATCCTTCGCTACCAGGTCGACAAGCGCCGGCATGACCTGGGCCTGGGTGCTTACCCGGCGGTGTCGCTGAAGAGCGCGCGCCTGGCCGCTGACACCCTGCGACTCGGGCTGTCCCAGGGCATTGACCCCTTGGCCCAGCGTGAGGCTGAACGTCGCGAGGCCAGGCAGGCCGGGCCGGTGACTTTCCGTGTAGAGGCCGAGCGCTATATCGCCACCCACCGGCCAAGCTGGAAGAACCCGCGGCACGCCCAGCTGTGGTCGCACTCGCTGCGTGACCATGTGTATCCGCTGCTCGGCGATGTACCGGTCGAGGCCGTCGATACCGACCTAGTGCTGCAGGTGCTGGCGCCGATCTGGCGACAGATTCCGGAAACCGCCTTTCGCCTGCGCAACCGCATCGAGCTGGTGCTCGACGCCGCCAAGGCGCGGCAACTGCGCAGTGGAGAGAACCCGGCACGCTGGCGCGGCCATCTGGACAAACTGCTGCCCCGCCAGAACCGCAGCCAGGCCCCCTTTGCCGCCATGCCTGCCGAGCAGCTAGGGGCTTTCGTGCGCCGTCTCGACAGCCTGGACAGCACCGCCGCCCGGGCCTGCGAACTGCTTATCCATACCGCCTGCCGCAGTTCGGAAGTCTGCGAGGCACGCTGGAGCGAATTCGACCTGGCCAGCCGCGTATGGACCCTCGACGCCACGCGGATGAAAGGCGGCAAGGCGCATCGTGTGCCGCTGACCGACGCCGCGCTGCAGGTGCTGGAGCAACAGCGTGGCCAGCATCCTTCCCATGTATTTCCCAATGCCAGGCGCAGCGGCGCGCTACCCGGCAATGCCTTGCGGCGTGTGATGGCCTCACTGCAGGCCAGCGCCTACGTGCCCCATGGTTTTCGCTCGACCTTCCGCACCTGGGCGGCGGAAAGCACCGACTTTCCCAGGGATGTCTGCGAAATGGCCCTGGCCCACAGCCTGGGCGACAAAGTCGAAGCGGCCTACCACCGCGGCGATCTGCTGGAAAAACGCCGGCAGTTGATGCAGGCCTGGAGCACATTCATCGAGGACGGCGCCAGACTGCCATTCAGTCCTGAGGATCTTGCAGATTGA
- a CDS encoding HlyD family type I secretion periplasmic adaptor subunit, translating to MQATSNDLSTPLSRPEAEARKMARIGIWCLLLGLGGFFLWAGFAPLDRGVVGSGTVVVAGERKTVQSRSGGTIDRILVREGDQVQQGQVLVQLNTVQAKSQLDVAIGQWLSARAVEERLMAERLDQKSIQWSPELLARADDPRAKAAMDLQGQLFVTRRAELASRLQINQHEIDSLTQQLAGYEEIKRNHTAQLQFQQQSLKGMRELAAEGYLPRNRLFEAESTAAQLSAQLASTIADIGRTRQAINEGRLKALQQSQQFRSEAEAQLTQVASQSSSLADQIKGLEFEVKSASILAPVSGQVMGLMVHTVGGIAPAGQRLMDIVPLGSSWVVKAQFPPMMADRLKPGLVVDLRFGSLQRVHTPVITGKVATVSADQLIDEANKTPYFAVEVAVSPEEVEHLRELGLDIKPGMQAEVLVKTGERTLANYLMQPIAERMAGALKEE from the coding sequence ATGCAAGCCACTTCGAACGACCTGTCGACCCCGCTGAGCAGGCCTGAAGCCGAAGCTCGGAAAATGGCCCGTATCGGCATCTGGTGCCTGCTTCTCGGCCTGGGCGGCTTTTTCCTCTGGGCCGGTTTTGCGCCGCTGGACCGTGGCGTGGTGGGCAGCGGCACCGTGGTGGTGGCCGGCGAGCGCAAGACCGTGCAGTCGCGCAGCGGCGGCACCATCGACCGCATCCTGGTGCGCGAGGGCGACCAGGTGCAGCAGGGGCAGGTGCTGGTGCAGCTCAACACCGTGCAGGCCAAGTCGCAGCTGGACGTCGCCATCGGCCAGTGGCTCAGCGCCCGAGCCGTGGAAGAACGGCTGATGGCCGAGCGCCTGGACCAGAAAAGCATCCAGTGGTCGCCGGAACTGCTGGCCCGGGCCGACGACCCGCGGGCCAAGGCCGCCATGGACCTGCAGGGCCAGCTGTTCGTTACCCGCCGCGCCGAGCTGGCCAGCCGCCTGCAGATCAACCAGCACGAGATCGACTCGCTCACCCAGCAACTGGCCGGTTACGAAGAGATCAAGCGCAACCACACCGCCCAGTTGCAGTTCCAGCAGCAGAGCCTCAAGGGCATGCGCGAACTGGCGGCTGAAGGCTACCTGCCGCGCAATCGCCTGTTCGAGGCAGAAAGCACCGCCGCACAATTGAGCGCCCAGTTGGCCTCGACCATCGCCGACATTGGCCGTACCCGCCAGGCCATCAACGAAGGCCGGCTCAAGGCCTTGCAGCAGAGCCAGCAGTTTCGCAGCGAAGCCGAGGCGCAGCTGACCCAGGTCGCTTCGCAGAGTTCGAGCCTGGCCGACCAGATCAAGGGCCTGGAATTCGAGGTCAAGAGCGCTTCGATCCTGGCCCCGGTGTCGGGCCAGGTGATGGGCCTGATGGTGCACACGGTCGGCGGTATCGCCCCGGCGGGCCAGCGCCTGATGGACATCGTGCCGCTGGGCTCCAGTTGGGTGGTCAAGGCGCAGTTCCCGCCGATGATGGCCGACCGGCTCAAGCCCGGGCTGGTGGTCGATTTGCGTTTCGGTTCGCTGCAACGCGTACACACCCCGGTGATCACCGGCAAGGTGGCCACGGTGTCGGCGGACCAGTTGATCGACGAAGCCAACAAGACCCCGTATTTCGCCGTGGAAGTGGCCGTCAGCCCCGAAGAAGTCGAACACCTGCGCGAGTTGGGCCTGGATATCAAGCCGGGCATGCAGGCCGAGGTGCTGGTCAAGACCGGTGAGCGGACCCTGGCCAACTACCTGATGCAACCGATCGCCGAGCGTATGGCCGGTGCCCTGAAGGAGGAATGA
- a CDS encoding type I secretion system permease/ATPase: MRLFLDPKRDIDAALLRYRRLFGVLALFSGVINLLMLVPSVYMMQVFDRVLTSRNETTLLMLSLILLIFFALSCALEWVRGQVMIKMSAGLDTHLGERVFNAAFQRSLKEHSANPAQVLSDLNSIRQFVTGPGLVALFDAPWLPIYLIATFLFHPWLGVFTVVGSLILAGLAIWNELATRKSMSEANRLSVASSSYVNGTLQNAEVIQAMGMLSPLRKRWFKVQQGVITEQGEASDRSSQIAALSRFVRMTWQSMALGLGAILVIENQISAGVMIAVSVLLGRAMAPAEALIGSWKQMGNAQSSYERLNKLLNEFPEEPVRMPLPAPSGALSIERLVVTPPGLQRPAVNGATFKLEKGEVLAIIGPSASGKSSLIRAMVGIWPAGHGSVRLDGAEIGQWSREALGPHLGYLPQDIELFDGSIAQNIARFGEVDSAKVIEAAQLAGIHEMILHFPKGYDTLLGSGGLGLSGGQKQRVGLARALYGKPALIVLDEPNSNLDEAGEAALVQGVRKLKEEGSTVVLVTHRPNVLGVVDKLLFLKDGVQQLFGPRDQVMKTLVPPAAQKPAVAPSEASNPSA, translated from the coding sequence ATGCGACTTTTTCTTGATCCCAAGCGAGATATCGATGCAGCCCTGCTGCGCTATCGTCGTCTGTTCGGGGTACTGGCGTTGTTCAGTGGGGTCATCAACCTGCTGATGCTCGTGCCTTCCGTTTATATGATGCAGGTCTTCGATCGGGTCCTGACCAGTCGCAACGAAACCACGCTGCTGATGCTCAGCCTGATCTTGCTGATCTTCTTCGCGCTCAGTTGCGCCCTGGAGTGGGTGCGCGGGCAGGTGATGATCAAGATGAGCGCAGGCCTCGACACCCATCTGGGCGAGCGGGTCTTCAATGCCGCATTCCAGCGCAGCCTCAAGGAACACAGTGCCAACCCTGCCCAGGTCCTGAGCGACCTGAACAGCATCCGCCAGTTCGTCACCGGCCCGGGGCTGGTGGCACTGTTCGATGCGCCCTGGCTGCCGATCTACCTGATCGCCACTTTCCTGTTCCACCCCTGGCTGGGTGTGTTCACCGTGGTCGGTTCGTTGATCCTCGCCGGCCTGGCGATCTGGAACGAGCTGGCCACGCGCAAGAGCATGAGCGAAGCCAACCGCTTGTCGGTGGCTTCGTCCAGTTATGTGAACGGCACCCTGCAGAACGCCGAAGTCATCCAGGCCATGGGCATGCTCAGTCCGCTGCGCAAGCGCTGGTTCAAGGTTCAGCAAGGGGTCATCACCGAGCAGGGCGAGGCCAGCGACCGCAGCTCGCAGATCGCCGCGCTGTCGCGCTTCGTGCGCATGACCTGGCAATCCATGGCCCTGGGCCTGGGCGCCATCCTGGTGATTGAGAACCAGATCTCCGCCGGCGTGATGATCGCCGTGTCCGTGCTGCTGGGCCGCGCCATGGCGCCGGCCGAAGCGCTGATTGGCTCCTGGAAGCAGATGGGCAACGCCCAGAGCAGCTATGAGCGCCTGAACAAACTGCTCAATGAATTTCCGGAAGAACCTGTGCGCATGCCCTTGCCGGCACCCAGCGGCGCCTTGAGCATCGAGCGCCTGGTGGTCACGCCACCGGGCCTGCAGCGTCCGGCCGTCAACGGCGCGACCTTCAAGCTGGAAAAAGGCGAGGTCCTGGCGATCATCGGCCCCAGCGCCTCGGGCAAGTCGTCGCTGATCCGCGCCATGGTCGGCATCTGGCCGGCCGGCCACGGTTCGGTGCGCCTGGACGGCGCTGAAATCGGCCAATGGTCGCGTGAGGCCCTGGGCCCGCACCTGGGCTACCTGCCGCAGGACATCGAACTGTTCGACGGCAGCATCGCGCAGAACATCGCACGCTTCGGCGAAGTGGACTCGGCCAAGGTCATCGAGGCGGCTCAACTGGCCGGCATCCACGAAATGATCCTGCACTTCCCCAAGGGCTACGACACCCTGCTGGGCAGTGGCGGCCTGGGCCTGTCCGGTGGCCAGAAGCAGCGTGTCGGCCTGGCTCGCGCGCTGTATGGCAAGCCGGCGCTGATCGTGCTCGACGAACCCAACTCCAACCTCGACGAAGCCGGCGAAGCCGCGCTGGTGCAAGGCGTACGCAAGCTCAAGGAAGAAGGCAGCACCGTAGTGCTGGTGACCCATCGGCCCAACGTGCTGGGTGTGGTCGACAAGTTGCTGTTCCTCAAGGATGGCGTGCAGCAACTGTTCGGCCCCCGCGACCAGGTCATGAAGACCCTGGTCCCGCCGGCCGCGCAGAAACCGGCCGTCGCGCCTTCCGAAGCCAGCAATCCGAGCGCCTGA
- a CDS encoding ParA family protein: protein MTIFACVNTKGGVGKTTTAVHLATMLATRGKTLLIDGDPQASAASWAAWRRDNPEYSPSPTTVCLQGKAINSEGRQLASSYEHVVVDAGGRDSVGLRSALLLAEVVIVPVGASSFDAAAMTDLLTVVDLARDYNPALDVKMLLSRVDTRTKDTGEMLTFLEEQSFSVFKTKICERVAFRRCISEGAIVHELKRDHAAIQEMNAFFAEVLP, encoded by the coding sequence GTGACCATTTTTGCATGCGTCAACACCAAAGGCGGTGTTGGTAAGACCACGACAGCAGTCCACCTGGCCACCATGCTGGCAACCCGCGGCAAAACGCTGTTGATCGATGGTGACCCCCAGGCCAGCGCTGCCAGCTGGGCTGCCTGGCGTCGCGACAACCCGGAATACAGCCCAAGCCCAACGACCGTGTGCCTGCAGGGCAAGGCCATCAACTCTGAAGGCCGACAGTTGGCCAGCTCCTATGAACATGTGGTGGTCGATGCCGGTGGCCGTGACTCCGTCGGCCTGCGTTCTGCGTTGCTGTTGGCTGAAGTGGTGATCGTTCCGGTAGGTGCCAGTTCGTTCGATGCTGCCGCCATGACCGATCTGCTGACCGTCGTCGACCTGGCCCGCGACTACAACCCTGCTCTGGACGTGAAGATGCTGCTGTCACGGGTCGACACCCGTACCAAGGACACCGGCGAAATGCTCACCTTCCTGGAAGAACAGTCCTTCAGCGTGTTCAAGACCAAGATCTGCGAGCGTGTGGCTTTTCGCCGTTGCATCAGTGAAGGCGCCATCGTGCATGAACTCAAGCGCGATCATGCGGCCATCCAGGAGATGAACGCCTTCTTCGCCGAGGTGCTGCCGTGA